The Arachis duranensis cultivar V14167 chromosome 2, aradu.V14167.gnm2.J7QH, whole genome shotgun sequence genome has a window encoding:
- the LOC107473183 gene encoding oxygen-evolving enhancer protein 3-2, chloroplastic, whose translation MAQAMASMAGLRGSSQGVLEGSIQLSGSNRLMNVASGSNSSRVAATSARSVSVRAQHQEASPQSSRRAMLGAAAAGLASASFVQAVLADAKPIKVGPPPPPSGGLPGTLNSDEARDLKLPLKDRFFLQPLSPSEAAQRAKESAKEIVNVKQLIDKKAWPYVQNDLRLRAEYLRYDLNTVVSAKPKDQKKPLKDLIGKLFQDISNLDHAAKVKSTPEAEKYYAETVSSLNDVLAKLG comes from the exons ATGGCCCAAGCAATGGCATCAATGGCAGGTTTGCGAGGATCATCACAGGGTGTGCTTGAAGGGAGCATCCAGCTGAGTGGCTCAAACCGGTTGATGAATGTGGCAAGTGGAAGCAACAGCAGCAGGGTGGCTGCCACGTCAGCAAGATCAGTGAGTGTGAGAGCACAACATCAAGAAGCTTCTCCACAGAGCAGCAGAAGAGCCATGCTTGGTGCTGCTGCTGCTGGTTTGGCTTCTGCTTCCTTTGTTCAGGCTGTTCTTGCTGATGCCAAACCCATCAAAGTTGgccctcctcctcctccctccGGTGGACTCC CTGGAACACTGAACTCTGATGAAGCAAGGGACCTTAAGTTGCCATTGAAAGACAGGTTCTTCCTTCAGCCATTGTCACCAAGTGAGGCAGCACAAAGGGCAAAGGAGTCAGCAAAGGAAATTGTAAATGTGAAGCAGTTGATAGACAAGAAGGCATGGCCATATGTTCAGAATGACCTCCGTCTCCGCGCCGAGTATCTCCGATATGACCTTAACACTGTTGTCTCTGCAAAGCCTAAGGATCAGAAGAAACCCCTCAAGGATCTCATTGGCAAGCTCTTCCAGGATATCAGCAAT CTTGATCATGCAGCAAAAGTGAAGAGCACCCCAGAAGCAGAGAAATACTATGCTGAGACTGTATCTTCTCTGAATGATGTTCTTGCCAAACTTGGTTAA